Proteins encoded within one genomic window of Polyangium spumosum:
- the uppS gene encoding polyprenyl diphosphate synthase, with protein MNERTLPRHIAIILDGNGRWATSRGLPRTKGHESGVHKVRLAARACHERKIPVLTVYAFSAANWSRPAEEVDNLMRICREFAEDAHDELVSRGVRVVVVGDIDDEVPTATRKATERLIADTAGGTSMTLALALNYGGRRDMVNAMRAVAAQARAGLLLPEDIDPVSVRRFLSTSELPDADLVIRTGGEQRLSDFLPFEAAFAELFFTETLWPDFSEATLDDALAFYARRQRRFGRTDEQVGRTATTAEIGSI; from the coding sequence ATGAACGAACGCACGCTCCCTCGGCACATCGCGATCATCCTCGACGGCAACGGCCGCTGGGCCACGTCGCGCGGGCTCCCTCGCACGAAGGGTCACGAGAGCGGGGTGCACAAGGTGCGTCTCGCGGCGCGCGCCTGTCACGAGCGCAAGATCCCGGTGCTGACGGTCTACGCCTTCAGCGCGGCGAACTGGAGCCGGCCGGCGGAGGAGGTGGACAACCTCATGCGCATCTGCCGGGAGTTCGCGGAGGACGCGCACGACGAGCTGGTCTCGCGTGGGGTGCGTGTGGTCGTGGTGGGGGACATCGACGACGAGGTCCCGACGGCGACGCGAAAGGCGACGGAGCGGCTCATCGCGGACACGGCGGGCGGGACGTCGATGACGCTGGCGCTGGCGCTGAACTACGGCGGCCGTCGCGACATGGTGAACGCGATGCGCGCGGTGGCGGCGCAGGCGCGGGCGGGCCTGCTCTTGCCGGAGGACATCGACCCGGTGTCGGTGCGTCGCTTCCTGAGCACGAGCGAGCTGCCGGACGCGGACCTCGTGATCCGCACGGGCGGCGAGCAACGGCTGAGCGACTTCCTGCCGTTCGAGGCAGCGTTCGCGGAGCTCTTCTTCACGGAGACGCTCTGGCCCGACTTCTCGGAGGCGACGCTGGACGACGCGCTCGCGTTCTACGCGCGCCGGCAGCGCCGGTTTGGTCGCACGGACGAGCAGGTCGGTCGGACGGCGACGACGGCGGAGATCGGATCGATCTAG
- a CDS encoding histidine kinase dimerization/phospho-acceptor domain-containing protein, with amino-acid sequence MIRLLVAAASAVGLILFVAYIASRLVRARTRGTSIRLQVFLALAGIVGAFAFGLGLLVLDRIEARATLLAEDAARDEAAAIAAVVGGELDARGASLADVGRRITRSADPDAIHFSLLDPDGRPVFRAGPAQGEPGTVFVTAPILVHGLVVGQVQVVKPTLVIVRTLADFAPTILAISLVLGAAAAAAAVLIGRSIARPIEALTDFAVRVSEGERRAPPPPAFGREVQRLSRAIDSMRRQLEGRPFVETFAADLSHELKNPVAAIRASAEVLADGALEEPEEAARFVGRIQQATERIEALLGDLLNLARIEARGVEDAAVVDLAKLARDAAALARERGALVDVSTTGAVTVRGSALWLSRALENLLDNAVTHGEPGEVIHVSLVRDGDEVRFTVRSRGRIHPHVAGRLFRRFVTTRVENGGTGLGLAIVRAIAEAHSGSAECAASGPPEVTFRVTLPAAKIL; translated from the coding sequence GTGATCCGCCTCCTCGTCGCCGCCGCCTCCGCCGTCGGCCTCATCCTCTTCGTCGCCTACATCGCCTCGCGCCTCGTCCGCGCTCGCACCCGCGGCACCAGCATCCGCCTCCAGGTCTTCCTCGCCCTCGCCGGCATCGTCGGCGCCTTCGCGTTTGGCCTCGGCCTGCTCGTCCTCGATCGCATCGAGGCGCGCGCCACCCTGCTCGCCGAGGACGCCGCGCGGGACGAGGCTGCGGCCATCGCTGCGGTCGTCGGCGGCGAGCTCGACGCCCGCGGCGCCTCCCTCGCCGACGTCGGCCGCCGCATCACCCGCTCCGCCGATCCCGACGCCATCCACTTCTCCCTGCTCGACCCCGACGGCCGCCCCGTCTTCCGCGCCGGCCCTGCCCAGGGCGAGCCGGGCACCGTCTTCGTCACGGCGCCCATCCTCGTCCACGGCCTCGTCGTCGGCCAGGTCCAGGTCGTCAAGCCGACCCTCGTCATCGTCCGCACCCTCGCCGACTTCGCGCCCACCATCCTCGCGATCAGCCTCGTCCTCGGCGCTGCTGCCGCTGCTGCCGCCGTCCTCATCGGCCGCTCCATCGCGCGCCCCATCGAGGCCCTCACCGATTTTGCCGTCCGCGTCAGCGAAGGCGAGCGCCGCGCCCCGCCGCCGCCGGCCTTTGGCCGCGAGGTCCAGCGCCTCTCGCGTGCCATCGACTCCATGCGCCGCCAGCTCGAGGGCCGCCCCTTCGTCGAGACCTTCGCGGCCGACCTCTCGCACGAGCTCAAGAACCCTGTCGCGGCCATCCGCGCGAGCGCCGAGGTCCTCGCCGACGGCGCCCTCGAGGAGCCGGAGGAGGCCGCGCGTTTCGTCGGCCGCATCCAGCAAGCGACCGAGCGCATCGAGGCCTTGCTCGGCGACCTCCTGAACCTCGCGCGGATCGAGGCGCGTGGCGTCGAGGACGCCGCCGTCGTCGACCTCGCCAAGCTTGCCCGGGACGCCGCGGCGCTCGCGCGCGAGCGAGGCGCCCTCGTGGACGTCTCCACCACCGGCGCGGTCACCGTCCGCGGCAGCGCCCTCTGGCTCTCGCGGGCCCTCGAGAACCTGCTCGACAACGCCGTGACCCATGGGGAGCCTGGCGAAGTCATCCACGTCTCGCTCGTGCGAGACGGCGACGAGGTCCGCTTCACCGTCCGCAGCCGCGGCCGCATCCACCCGCACGTCGCCGGCCGCCTGTTCCGGCGCTTCGTCACGACCCGCGTGGAGAACGGCGGCACGGGCCTCGGCCTCGCCATCGTCCGCGCCATCGCCGAGGCGCACAGCGGCTCGGCGGAGTGCGCCGCGAGCGGCCCCCCCGAGGTCACGTTCCGCGTCACGCTCCCGGCCGCGAAGATCCTGTAA
- a CDS encoding response regulator transcription factor yields the protein MPHILIVEDEPAIAESLAYALRRDGFGVTLAATLAGAERSLDVASLVLLDLMLPDGSGFDLIGKVRRSGIGTPIIVLTSRDDEADRVAALETGADDYVTKPFSTREIVARVRAVLRRAAPPAPLAASTTSAPPPAAAPAPAPASAPMPLSVDDATRRAYVHGREVELTRVEFDLLACLLAAPGRVFTRAQLIDRVWGDGFAISDRTIDSHVKGLRRKVESAGGNPAFVETVRGVGYRVTDRPAAPPQGGAPDAP from the coding sequence ATGCCGCACATCCTCATCGTCGAGGACGAGCCTGCGATCGCCGAGTCCCTCGCCTACGCCCTCCGCCGCGACGGCTTCGGCGTCACCCTCGCCGCCACCCTCGCCGGCGCCGAGCGCTCTCTCGACGTCGCCTCCCTCGTCCTGCTCGACCTCATGCTCCCCGACGGCAGCGGCTTCGACCTCATCGGCAAGGTCCGCCGCAGCGGCATCGGCACGCCCATCATCGTCCTCACGAGCCGCGACGACGAGGCCGACCGCGTCGCCGCCCTCGAGACCGGCGCCGACGACTACGTCACCAAGCCCTTCTCCACCCGCGAGATCGTCGCCCGCGTCCGCGCCGTCCTCCGCCGCGCAGCGCCGCCCGCGCCCCTCGCCGCCTCCACCACCTCCGCGCCCCCGCCCGCCGCCGCGCCCGCGCCCGCCCCCGCTTCCGCCCCCATGCCCCTCTCCGTCGACGACGCCACCCGCAGGGCCTACGTCCACGGCCGCGAGGTCGAGCTCACGCGTGTCGAGTTCGACCTCCTCGCCTGCTTGCTCGCCGCGCCTGGCCGCGTCTTCACCCGCGCCCAGCTCATCGACCGCGTCTGGGGCGACGGCTTCGCCATCAGCGACCGCACCATCGACTCCCACGTAAAAGGCCTCCGCCGCAAGGTCGAGTCCGCCGGCGGCAACCCGGCCTTCGTCGAGACCGTGCGTGGCGTCGGCTACCGCGTCACCGACAGGCCCGCCGCGCCTCCGCAGGGCGGCGCTCCGGACGCGCCGTGA
- a CDS encoding esterase/lipase family protein translates to MLRHALLATLALSPVLALSSTAVAAPSLTRAIAIACESNDSDCDAPEKSLAAPISRRVLAGDVVEYRVDVRVGPGAYDVIGLHRVVRESAPSVPAPTSKAVMMVHGDAWDFEAAFLAAGPTPGGASLPVHLAAHGIDVWGIDLGWTRVPANEADLSFMQSWGFSRDVRDIGAALGIARVVRAVTGHGHGRLHLLGWSRGGQLAYAYAGAESQRPAGLRHVAGLIPVDIYLETDDPDLRAGACQRRADERALVASGQYANDLGAQVGPLGLLAQIDPAGPSPAFPGLDNEHAAMTLGAATFLLMPQPPVPSYHLTGGLWDETGVLDLAYTDPAVWFDVLSRARPFQPLAMIADADAAACDDPQDDVPFDDHLADITVPTFYVGAGGGFGAAGIYTTTLLGSGDVSSHVVQHFPEEYRLLDVGHTDIFQGYEAETLFWEPIRAWITAH, encoded by the coding sequence ATGTTGCGACACGCCCTTCTTGCGACCCTCGCCCTTTCCCCCGTCCTCGCGCTTTCCTCGACCGCCGTTGCGGCCCCGAGCCTGACCCGCGCGATCGCCATTGCTTGTGAGTCGAACGACTCCGATTGCGACGCCCCCGAAAAAAGCCTCGCCGCGCCCATCAGCCGACGTGTCCTCGCGGGAGACGTCGTCGAATACCGCGTCGACGTCCGCGTCGGACCCGGCGCCTACGACGTCATCGGCCTGCACCGCGTGGTGCGCGAATCCGCGCCCAGCGTCCCCGCACCCACGAGCAAGGCCGTCATGATGGTGCACGGCGACGCCTGGGATTTCGAGGCCGCCTTCCTCGCCGCCGGCCCCACGCCGGGCGGCGCGAGCTTGCCCGTCCACCTCGCCGCGCACGGGATCGACGTCTGGGGCATCGATCTCGGCTGGACACGTGTCCCCGCGAACGAGGCCGACCTCTCGTTCATGCAATCGTGGGGCTTTTCGCGCGACGTGCGCGACATCGGCGCCGCGCTCGGCATCGCCCGCGTGGTCCGCGCCGTCACCGGCCATGGACACGGCCGCCTGCATTTGCTCGGCTGGAGCCGCGGCGGCCAGCTCGCGTATGCCTACGCGGGCGCCGAGAGCCAGCGCCCCGCCGGCCTGCGCCACGTCGCTGGCCTGATTCCGGTGGACATCTACCTCGAGACGGACGACCCCGACCTGCGCGCCGGCGCCTGCCAGCGTCGGGCCGACGAGCGCGCCCTCGTCGCCTCGGGCCAGTACGCGAACGACCTCGGCGCGCAGGTCGGGCCGCTCGGGTTGCTCGCGCAGATCGATCCCGCGGGCCCCTCGCCTGCGTTCCCCGGCCTCGACAACGAGCACGCCGCCATGACCCTCGGCGCGGCCACCTTCCTCCTGATGCCCCAGCCCCCGGTGCCCTCGTATCACCTCACGGGTGGCCTCTGGGACGAGACCGGCGTGCTGGATCTCGCCTATACCGATCCGGCCGTGTGGTTCGACGTGCTCTCCCGCGCCAGACCCTTCCAGCCCCTCGCCATGATCGCCGACGCCGACGCGGCCGCCTGCGACGATCCGCAGGACGACGTGCCCTTCGACGATCACCTCGCCGACATCACGGTCCCCACCTTCTACGTCGGCGCGGGCGGCGGGTTTGGCGCGGCCGGCATCTACACGACGACCTTGCTCGGCAGCGGGGACGTCTCGAGCCACGTCGTCCAGCACTTCCCCGAGGAATACCGCCTCCTCGACGTGGGCCATACCGACATCTTCCAGGGCTACGAGGCGGAGACGCTCTTCTGGGAGCCGATCCGCGCCTGGATCACCGCGCACTGA
- a CDS encoding endonuclease/exonuclease/phosphatase family protein, whose product MTFAYRDEHASHVLVAGDFTGWGRDPIPLVKREGADLWVMTTRPLPPGVHAYKLVVDGRWIADPENPLDVDDGLGGRNAAFVVGARDLGDPAAIRVLSLNLHTYQERGTREGVVVNDSIPKLERVAFGVAVHGLDVLLLQEVGEHVSNPAEPNAGRLLQQFLERFTRRRWEHVWREAHIGFDVYREGLSILSSGPIEDVTVLQLSEGGLARIALVARTTIKETKMRVGTTHVAWGAEGGAQVERLLAGLARLPSGDHVATLVAGDLNASPEEPPVAHFVERGYADVGMATRAVWPTFGEKRLTSRIDYQMLRASAGRRAAKVEAFARVFDGEGPEDGLHPRVSDHAGIVGAYRWA is encoded by the coding sequence GTGACCTTCGCCTACCGCGACGAACACGCGTCCCACGTGCTCGTGGCAGGAGACTTCACCGGATGGGGCAGGGATCCCATCCCGCTCGTGAAGCGCGAAGGCGCGGATCTCTGGGTCATGACGACGCGGCCGCTCCCGCCCGGAGTGCACGCGTACAAGCTCGTCGTGGATGGACGGTGGATCGCGGATCCCGAGAACCCGCTCGACGTCGACGACGGGCTCGGGGGGCGGAACGCGGCGTTCGTCGTGGGGGCGCGTGACCTCGGGGATCCAGCGGCGATCCGCGTGCTCTCGCTGAACCTGCACACCTACCAGGAGCGCGGCACGCGCGAAGGCGTGGTGGTGAACGACTCGATCCCGAAGCTCGAGCGGGTCGCGTTCGGCGTGGCGGTGCATGGGCTCGACGTGTTGCTCTTGCAGGAGGTCGGCGAGCACGTGTCGAACCCGGCCGAGCCGAACGCGGGGCGGCTCTTGCAGCAGTTCCTGGAGAGGTTCACGCGGCGGCGCTGGGAGCACGTGTGGAGGGAGGCTCATATCGGGTTCGACGTGTACCGCGAGGGGCTGTCGATCCTGTCGTCAGGGCCGATCGAGGACGTGACGGTGTTGCAGCTCAGCGAAGGCGGGCTCGCTCGTATCGCGCTCGTCGCTCGGACGACGATCAAAGAGACAAAAATGCGGGTGGGGACGACACACGTGGCGTGGGGAGCCGAGGGCGGGGCGCAGGTGGAGCGGCTGCTCGCGGGCCTCGCGCGGCTGCCTTCGGGCGATCACGTGGCGACGCTCGTGGCGGGGGATCTGAACGCGAGCCCGGAGGAGCCGCCGGTCGCCCATTTCGTGGAGCGAGGGTATGCCGACGTCGGAATGGCCACGCGGGCGGTGTGGCCGACGTTCGGGGAGAAGAGGCTGACGAGCCGGATCGATTATCAAATGCTCCGGGCCTCGGCGGGCCGGAGGGCCGCGAAGGTCGAGGCCTTCGCGCGGGTGTTCGACGGCGAGGGGCCCGAGGACGGGCTGCACCCGCGGGTGAGTGATCACGCAGGGATCGTCGGGGCGTATCGCTGGGCGTAG
- a CDS encoding STAS domain-containing protein, translating into MKLHERLAVLECSPVPTWVFDLDFFRQRWANKPALELWRAATPEELYARDYSDMSASTRARMRGYIEGFRSGRAAEEEWTLYPKGEPQTMKLFMTGVPLDDGRTGVLIQAFVKENAPSPDLVRSIEALRHTSVMVTLLDMEGTIVLQNPAAQHAFGVDAPFRARFSEEDVPDALLAAALAGEVFSLEAAVQTEAGERWHVIEARTLPDPATGNTVILVHHTDETARRGAERRAAEEGRLAEELRGTLALVERQKQEILALSAPVLEVSSRTIALPIIGALDPARAAELEGRILAAVSARGAERVILDLTGADALTAETAEQVARLGHAIRLLGAKPIATGITSKLARTLIHANVDLGGILLLRSLRDGIEAARRERT; encoded by the coding sequence ATGAAGCTTCACGAACGGCTCGCCGTCCTCGAATGTTCGCCCGTCCCGACCTGGGTGTTCGATCTCGACTTCTTCCGCCAGCGCTGGGCGAACAAGCCCGCCCTCGAGCTCTGGCGAGCGGCGACGCCGGAGGAGCTCTACGCGCGCGATTACTCCGATATGTCGGCGTCGACGCGGGCCAGGATGCGCGGATATATCGAGGGGTTTCGCTCGGGGCGCGCCGCCGAGGAGGAATGGACGCTGTATCCGAAGGGCGAGCCCCAGACGATGAAGCTCTTCATGACGGGCGTGCCGCTCGACGACGGCCGGACGGGCGTGCTGATCCAGGCGTTCGTCAAGGAGAACGCGCCGAGCCCGGATCTCGTGCGCAGCATCGAGGCGCTCCGGCACACGTCCGTGATGGTGACGCTGCTCGACATGGAAGGGACGATTGTCCTGCAAAACCCGGCGGCGCAACACGCGTTCGGCGTGGACGCTCCGTTCCGCGCGCGTTTTTCGGAGGAGGACGTCCCGGACGCGCTTCTCGCGGCGGCGCTTGCGGGCGAGGTGTTTTCGCTCGAGGCGGCGGTGCAGACGGAGGCGGGCGAGCGCTGGCACGTGATCGAGGCGCGCACGCTGCCGGACCCGGCGACGGGCAACACGGTGATCCTCGTGCACCACACCGACGAGACGGCGCGGCGCGGGGCCGAGCGGCGGGCCGCGGAGGAGGGGCGGCTCGCGGAGGAGCTGCGGGGGACGCTCGCGCTCGTGGAGCGGCAGAAGCAGGAGATCCTGGCCCTGTCGGCGCCGGTGCTCGAGGTCTCGTCCCGCACGATCGCGCTGCCGATCATCGGGGCGCTCGATCCTGCCCGCGCCGCGGAGCTCGAAGGTCGGATCCTCGCGGCCGTCTCGGCGCGCGGGGCCGAACGCGTGATCCTGGATCTGACCGGAGCCGACGCGCTCACGGCGGAGACGGCCGAGCAGGTGGCGCGCCTCGGGCATGCGATACGGCTGCTCGGGGCGAAGCCGATCGCCACGGGCATCACGTCGAAGCTCGCGCGGACGTTGATTCATGCCAACGTGGATCTCGGCGGGATCCTGCTCCTCCGCAGCCTGCGCGACGGAATCGAGGCGGCGCGGCGCGAGCGGACGTAA
- a CDS encoding MYXO-CTERM sorting domain-containing protein: MSPTRPLAAAASLALLATSAGAAAYCPSYTASSPSNDHGCAIEAVPGTNPTVDEWNVIFDLVAQGPSAWGGDGPTVSDIGQGCGKPEPYQSVPARFPCELLKAITRVESGWRQFCVPTLPADQVGGESRTIISFDCGYGIGQVTSGMHVGENPDFDRERVASDPFYNLATSTRILAAKWKATNCVGDNQPKVVEHWYAATWAYNGLAYVNNPNNPNYDTNRGVWKPSVGGAAPYQEKVYGFMEFNSQWQTIEPAYPNPGDIGGGSSPPALPDPDCASPTDCVNKRPTHVTACNGDGGGSGSGGGGAGGSGAGGEGAGGEGAGDGSGAGDGSGAGGEGGAGWGGGASGEGGGGGAGAFAADDDGAVRGFVSCQCHATGTSEGPPGWLGLATFAALASLGARRRRR, translated from the coding sequence GTGAGCCCCACGCGCCCCCTCGCCGCCGCCGCCTCGCTCGCCCTGCTCGCCACGAGCGCGGGCGCCGCCGCGTATTGCCCTTCCTACACCGCCTCGAGCCCCTCGAACGATCACGGCTGCGCCATCGAGGCCGTGCCCGGGACGAACCCCACGGTCGACGAGTGGAACGTCATCTTCGACCTCGTCGCCCAGGGCCCCTCTGCCTGGGGCGGCGACGGCCCCACCGTCAGCGACATCGGCCAGGGCTGCGGCAAACCGGAGCCTTATCAATCCGTCCCCGCGCGTTTCCCTTGCGAGCTGCTCAAGGCCATCACGAGGGTCGAGTCCGGCTGGCGTCAATTCTGCGTCCCCACCTTGCCCGCCGATCAGGTCGGCGGCGAATCCCGCACCATCATCTCCTTCGATTGCGGCTACGGGATCGGGCAGGTGACGAGCGGCATGCACGTCGGGGAGAACCCGGACTTCGACCGCGAGCGCGTCGCCTCGGATCCTTTTTACAACCTGGCCACGAGCACCCGCATCCTCGCGGCGAAATGGAAGGCGACGAACTGCGTCGGCGACAACCAGCCCAAGGTCGTCGAGCACTGGTACGCGGCCACGTGGGCCTACAATGGTCTGGCGTACGTGAACAACCCGAACAACCCGAACTACGATACGAACCGCGGCGTCTGGAAGCCCTCCGTGGGCGGCGCCGCGCCGTACCAGGAGAAGGTCTACGGGTTCATGGAATTCAACAGCCAGTGGCAGACGATCGAGCCCGCCTACCCGAACCCCGGCGACATCGGCGGCGGCTCGAGCCCGCCCGCCCTCCCCGATCCCGACTGCGCCTCCCCCACCGATTGCGTGAACAAACGCCCGACCCACGTCACGGCCTGTAACGGCGACGGCGGCGGAAGCGGAAGCGGAGGCGGCGGCGCGGGCGGGAGCGGCGCCGGCGGCGAAGGTGCCGGCGGCGAAGGTGCCGGAGATGGAAGCGGCGCCGGAGATGGAAGCGGCGCCGGCGGCGAAGGCGGCGCCGGATGGGGCGGCGGCGCGAGCGGCGAAGGCGGCGGCGGCGGCGCCGGAGCTTTCGCGGCGGACGACGATGGCGCGGTCCGCGGCTTCGTCTCCTGCCAGTGCCACGCGACGGGCACGAGCGAGGGCCCGCCCGGCTGGCTCGGCCTCGCCACGTTCGCCGCCCTGGCGAGCCTCGGCGCGCGCCGCCGCCGCCGATAG
- a CDS encoding CapA family protein produces the protein MASIRAAAPLALALVFVAACGNDRADTSNPAPSPAPAAPATPPGAGDDAGADASDAAPDTGPEKPAFVTVFAAGDVSFGRLVGQILLREPERALFASMDDLLRAADVRFVNLEGPISDQGRETVSPENNLVFNGPPASADVLARAGIDVVSTANNHAWDYGKSAMLETLDHLDRAKVLHAGTGATLEKAFEPAIVTRRGLRLAFLAVTDVWNQGVLSRHPGRAHVASADREALVRAVKSLREKGDVDAILVSYHGGEEYREDPLPRTRALAEAVIDAGADAFLGHHPHVVQGVTFHAGKPIVYSLGNLLMRMHSGHPWTEMGLSVKLELEKGAPPRLFVCPFRIHGIDPIPLARDPRRKAYESHFFGRFRALSRRVGDAAIGPASADGCAPVAPSSGAGKATSADSRAANFP, from the coding sequence ATGGCCTCGATCCGCGCTGCCGCACCCCTCGCCCTCGCGCTCGTATTCGTCGCCGCGTGTGGGAATGATCGCGCGGATACCTCGAATCCAGCGCCCTCCCCCGCGCCCGCGGCACCCGCCACCCCGCCCGGAGCCGGAGACGACGCAGGCGCGGACGCGAGCGACGCGGCCCCGGACACGGGCCCCGAAAAACCCGCATTCGTCACCGTGTTCGCCGCCGGCGACGTGAGCTTCGGCCGCCTCGTCGGGCAGATCCTCCTGCGCGAGCCGGAGCGCGCCCTGTTCGCCTCCATGGATGACCTCCTCCGCGCGGCCGACGTGCGGTTCGTCAACCTGGAGGGGCCCATCAGTGATCAGGGCCGCGAGACGGTCTCCCCCGAGAACAACCTCGTCTTCAATGGCCCGCCCGCCTCGGCCGACGTCCTCGCGCGCGCCGGGATCGACGTCGTCTCCACGGCGAACAACCACGCCTGGGATTACGGGAAATCGGCCATGCTCGAGACGCTCGATCACCTCGACCGCGCCAAGGTCCTGCACGCGGGCACGGGCGCGACCCTCGAAAAGGCGTTCGAGCCCGCCATCGTCACGCGGCGCGGGCTTCGCCTGGCGTTCCTCGCCGTCACCGATGTCTGGAACCAGGGCGTCCTCTCGCGGCACCCGGGCCGCGCCCACGTCGCCTCCGCCGATCGGGAGGCCCTCGTCCGCGCCGTGAAATCCCTCCGCGAAAAGGGCGACGTCGATGCGATCCTCGTGAGTTACCACGGCGGCGAGGAGTACCGCGAAGACCCCCTGCCCCGCACGCGCGCCCTCGCCGAGGCCGTGATCGACGCCGGCGCCGACGCCTTCCTCGGCCACCACCCCCACGTCGTGCAGGGCGTCACGTTCCACGCGGGAAAACCCATCGTCTACAGCCTCGGCAACCTGCTCATGCGCATGCACAGCGGCCACCCGTGGACCGAGATGGGCCTCTCCGTCAAACTCGAGCTCGAAAAGGGCGCCCCTCCCCGCCTCTTCGTTTGCCCCTTCCGCATTCACGGCATCGACCCGATCCCCCTCGCCCGCGATCCCCGGCGCAAGGCTTACGAATCCCACTTTTTTGGTCGATTCCGCGCCCTCTCGCGGCGCGTCGGCGACGCGGCCATCGGGCCCGCCTCCGCGGACGGATGCGCGCCGGTCGCTCCGTCCTCCGGCGCCGGGAAGGCCACCTCCGCGGATTCTCGCGCGGCGAACTTTCCGTAG